From Musa acuminata AAA Group cultivar baxijiao chromosome BXJ3-8, Cavendish_Baxijiao_AAA, whole genome shotgun sequence, one genomic window encodes:
- the LOC135645623 gene encoding aldehyde dehydrogenase family 7 member B4-like, with product MGGFGRKGYEFLSELGLGPRNPGCYVNGAWTGGGPVVASLNPADNQVIAEVMEASIQDYEEGLRACAEAAKIWMQVPAPKRGEIVRQIGEALRGKLQYLGRLVSLEMGKILPEGIGEVQEIIDMCDYAVGLSRQLNGSVIPSERPNHMMLEVWNPLGIVGVITAFNFPCAVLGWNACIALVCGNCVVWKGAPTTPLVTIAMTEIVAGVIEKNNLPGAIFTSFCGGAEIGEAIACDTRIPLVSFTGSSKVGLMVQQNVNRRFGKCLLELSGNNAIIVMDDADIQLAVRSVLFAAVGTAGQRCTTCRRLLVHESIYHTVLDRLVEVYKQVKIGDPLEKGTLLGPLHTPTSKENFVKGIQAIKEQGGKFLFGGSVVESEGNFVQPAIVEISSNAPVVKEELFGPVLYVMKFQTLNEAIEINNSVPQGLSSSIFTRRPEVIFKWIGPHGSDCGIVNVNIPTNGAEIGGAFGGEKATGGGREAGSDSWKQYMRRATCTINYGSELPLAQGINFG from the exons ATGGGGGGATTTGGGAGGAAGGGGTACGAGTTCCTCTCCGAGCTCGGCCTGGGGCCCCGCAACCCCGGATGCTACGTGAACGGAGCTTGGACTGGCGGCGGACCAGTCGTCGCCTCCCTCAACCCCGCCGACAACCAG GTGATCGCGGAGGTGATGGAGGCGTCGATTCAGGATTACGAGGAGGGTTTGCGGGCTTGCGCGGAGGCCGCCAAGATATGGATGCAG GTTCCAGCTCCCAAAAGGGGAGAAATTGTTAGACAGATTGGTGAAGCATTAAGAGGAAAGCTCCAATACCTTGGTAGGCTTGTCTCGCTTGAGATGGGGAAAATTCTTCCTGAAGGGATTGGAGAAGTTCAA GAAATTATTGACATGTGTGACTATGCTGTTGGGTTAAGTCGGCAGCTAAATGGATCTGTCATACCATCGGAAC GTCCCAATCATATGATGCTGGAG GTGTGGAATCCTCTTGGAATAGTGGGTGTCATTACTGCTTTCAATTTCCCATGTGCGGTGCTCG GATGGAATGCTTGCATCGCACTGGTCTGTGGCAACTGTGTTGTTTG GAAAGGTGCTCCAACAACCCCGTTGGTCACTATTGCAATGACTGAGATAGTTGCCGGAGTTATAGAGAAGAACAATTTACCAGGTGCAATTTTCACGTCATTTTGTGGAGGCGCTGAAATTGGTGAAGCAATAGCTTGTGACACACGGATACCTCTAGTCTCATTCACTGGAAGCTCCAAG GTTGGGCTGATGGTTCAACAGAATGTCAATAGAAGATTTGGTAAATGCCTGCTTGAACTTAGTGGAAATAATGCTATAATTGTCATGGATGATGCCGACATTCAGCTAGCTGTacgttctgttctgtttgctgctGTTGGTACAGCTGGACAACGGTGCACcacatgtcgtaggctg CTTGTCCATGAAAGTATATATCACACTGTACTTGATCGACTGGTTGAAGTATATAAGCAAGTCAAAATTGGGGATCCGTTGGAGAAAGGAACCTTACTGGGGCCATTACACACTCCTACCTCAAAGGAAAACTTTGTGAAAGGTATCCAAGCCATCAAAGAACAG GGTGGGAAATTTCTCTTTGGAGGGTCTGTTGTTGAATCTGAGGGAAACTTTGTTCAACCTGCAATTGTTGAGATTTCATCAAATGCACCAGTAGTTAAAGAGGAGTTGTTTGGTCCTGTCCTGTATGTAATGAAATTCCAG ACTCTAAACGAGGCAATTGAAATAAacaactcagttcctcaaggactgagCAGTTCTATATTCACACGAAGACCTGAAGTTATCTTCAAGTGGATTGG GCCTCATGGTAGCGACTGTGGTATCGTAAATGTAAACATACCAACTAATGGTGCTGAAATCGGTGGAGCTTTTGGTGGTGAAAAGGCTACTGGTGGGGGGCGAGAAGCAGGAAGTGATTCATGGAAGCAGTATATGCGACGTGCAACCTG CACAATCAACTATGGCAGTGAACTGCCCTTAGCACAAGGAATAAACTTCGGATAG
- the LOC103995196 gene encoding probable polygalacturonase, whose product MLEKHSSAGGKVQACQCRRRVVTFFSSPKALFLVLWTLVFASVFWWRTSYVDEVGFSLQLPRVRTGPMFRPVAFNLTDFGAVGDGETLNTDAFASAVAEIAKLGERGGGQLDVPAGLWLTAPFNLTSHMTLFLAEGAVILGVEDERYWPLLPPLPSYGYGREHKGPRYGSLIHGQNLKDVVITGHNGTINGQGQTWWTKYQKKLLNHTRGPLLQLMWSRDVVISNITLRDSPFWTLHPYDCKNVTISNLTILAPVSGAPNTDGIDPDSCEDVVIENCYICTGDDGIAIKSGWDQYGIAYKRPSSNILIRNVTVRSVVSAGVSIGSEMSGGVSNVTVENLHVWESKRGLRIKTAAGRGGYVRNIFYRNVTLNHVSIGIVIKIDYNEHADEFFDPKAIPTLESIHFNGIHGQNVDVPVRLNGSREIPVRDVSFRDMSIGLSYKKKKKNIFRCSFVQGRIIGTIFPAPCANLDIYDGWGRLVKRSVLPKKRNIGYSFL is encoded by the exons ATGTTGGAGAAGCACTCCTCTGCCGGCGGGAAGGTGCAAGCTTGTCAGTGCCGACGACGGGTGGTGACCTTCTTCTCATCGCCCAAGGCGTTATTTTTGGTGTTGTGGACCTTGGTATTTGCGTCGGTGTTCTGGTGGCGGACGAGCTATGTGGATGAGGTCGGGTTCTCGTTGCAGCTGCCGCGGGTCAGGACCGGGCCCATGTTTCGGCCGGTGGCGTTCAATCTGACCGATTTCGGCGCGGTTGGGGATGGGGAGACCCTGAACACCGACGCGTTCGCGAGCGCGGTTGCGGAGATCGCGAAGCTTGGGGAGAGGGGAGGCGGGCAGCTCGATGTGCCGGCCGGGTTGTGGCTCACGGCGCCGTTCAATCTCACGAGCCACATGACGCTTTTCCTTGCGGAGGGCGCTGTTATTCTTGGTGTGGAG GATGAGAGATACTGGCCACTATTGCCTCCACTGCCATCATATGGGTATGGAAGGGAGCATAAAGGGCCTAGATATGGGAGTCTGATTCATGGCCAAAATCTGAAGGATGTGGTTATAACAG GACATAATGGTACAATAAATGGACAAGGTCAAACATGGTGGACGAAGTATCAGAAGAAACTTCTCAACCACACCAGAGGACCTCTTTTGCAGCTCATGTGGTCCAGGGATGTAGTCATTTCTAACATAACCCTGAGAGACTCTCCTTTCTGGACGTTGCATCCATATGACTGCAAGAATGTCACCATCTCAAACCTGACCATCCTGGCTCCTGTTTCTGGGGCTCCAAACACAGATGGAATAGATCCAG ATTCTTGTGAGGATGTGGTGATAGAAAATTGCTACATTTGCACAGGTGATGATGGAATAGCCATTAAGAGTGGCTGGGATCAGTACGGCATTGCATACAAGCGCCCATCGAGTAACATTTTAATCCGTAATGTCACCGTTCGCTCGGTGGTTAG TGCAGGAGTATCAATAGGCAGTGAAATGTCTGGTGGAGTTTCAAATGTAACAGTGGAAAACCTTCATGTGTGGGAATCAAAGAGAGGTCTAAGAATAAAGACGGCTGCCGGCCGAGGAGGCTACGTCCGCAACATTTTCTATCGGAATGTAACCCTAAACCATGTTAGTATCGGCATCGTAATAAAGATAGACTACAATGAGCATGCCGATGAATTCTTCGATCCAAAGGCTATTCCTACTCTGGAAAGCATACACTTCAATGGGATCCATGGACAGAATGTCGACGTCCCGGTTCGACTCAACGGCAGCCGGGAGATCCCAGTGAGGGATGTTAGCTTTCGCGACATGTCGATCGGCTTGAgctacaagaagaagaagaagaacatctTCCGGTGCTCGTTCGTCCAAGGTCGCATAATCGGCACCATTTTTCCTGCACCATGTGCGAACCTCGACATTTATGATGGATGGGGAAGGCTGGTGAAACGATCGGTGTTACCAAAGAAAAGAAACATTGGCTACTCATTTCTTTGA
- the LOC135645448 gene encoding tyrosine--tRNA ligase, chloroplastic/mitochondrial-like, with protein sequence MAASRTSLLQLLRPTLLGPSRTFSSFPCCRRPCALPLLLRRSSSQPAPETLEAPIQGLDSSTRAPNVVDILQERGLIESITSENLRSACSIPAANPLKVYCGFDPTAESLHLGNLLGIIVLSWFQRCGHQAVALIGGATGRVGDPSGKSLERPELDVETLDKNSASIKDLISKILGRRGGNEIAIAGSENETFLDIGDDKGGKGTFFDSISEDNRSFDESFMILNNYDWWKDITLLEFLREVGRFARVGTMMAKESVKKRLVSEEGMSYTEFTYQLLQGYDFLYLFKNMGVNVQIGGSDQWGNITAGTELIRKILQIEGAFGLTFPLLLKSDGTKFGKSEGGAIWLSASMLSPYKFYQYFFAVPDVDVIRFLKILTFLSMEEIRELEEEMKKPGYVPNTVQRRLAEEVTRFVHGEDGLAEALKATEALRPGAETRLDAETIEGISEDVPSCSLAYYQVLNSSLIDLSVSTGLLSTKSAVRRLMKQGGLYLNNKRVDTEEKRVEEADIIDGKILLLSAGKKNKMVVRIS encoded by the coding sequence ATGGCGGCTTCCCGAACCTCTCTCCTCCAACTCCTCCGCCCGACGCTCCTCGGGCCTTCTCGAACCTTCTCCTCCTTCCCGTGCTGCCGCCGCCCCTGCgctcttccccttctcctccgcCGTAGCTCCTCTCAGCCCGCCCCCGAAACCCTCGAGGCGCCGATCCAGGGGTTGGACTCCTCCACCCGCGCCCCCAACGTCGTCGACATCCTCCAGGAACGGGGCCTCATCGAGTCCATCACCAGCGAGAACCTCAGGTCCGCGTGCTCCATTCCCGCAGCCAATCCCCTCAAAGTCTACTGTGGCTTCGATCCCACGGCCGAAAGCTTGCACCTCGGGAACCTGCTCGGGATCATCGTCCTGTCCTGGTTCCAGCGGTGCGGCCACCAGGCTGTTGCGCTGATCGGTGGCGCCACCGGCCGTGTCGGAGACCCGTCCGGTAAGAGTTTAGAGCGGCCGGAGCTAGACGTCGAAACGCTGGATAAGAATAGCGCCAGTATTAAGGATTTGATCTCTAAGATCctgggaagaagaggagggaacgAGATTGCTATTGCAGGATCCGAGAACGAGACATTTTTGGACATTGGCGACGACAAAGGCGGGAAAGGCACGTTCTTTGATTCGATCTCAGAAGACAATAGGAGCTTCGATGAGTCTTTCATGATTCTGAACAATTATGACTGGTGGAAAGACATCACGCTGTTAGAATTCCTCAGAGAAGTAGGAAGGTTCGCTAGGGTTGGCACCATGATGGCAAAGGAGAGTGTCAAGAAGAGGTTGGTGTCAGAGGAAGGAATGAGTTATACTGAATTCACTTATCAGCTATTGCAGGGTTATGACTTCTTGTATCTGTTCAAGAACATGGGTGTCAATGTTCAGATAGGTGGTAGTGATCAGTGGGGCAACATCACTGCCGGCACCGAACTGATACGAAAGATATTGCAGATTGAGGGTGCTTTTGGTTTGACATTTCCTCTCTTGCTCAAGAGTGATGGAACTAAATTCGGGAAATCTGAAGGTGGAGCTATATGGTTGTCAGCATCGATGTTGTCACCGTATAAGTTTTATCAGTATTTCTTTGCAGTTCCAGATGTTGATGTCATAAGGTTTCTAAAGATTCTTACGTTTTTGAGCATGGAGGAGATTCGGGAGCTGGAGGAGGAAATGAAGAAGCCTGGTTATGTTCCGAACACAGTTCAGAGGAGGCTTGCAGAAGAGGTGACCCGCTTTGTACATGGGGAGGATGGACTTGCTGAAGCTTTGAAGGCAACTGAAGCTTTAAGGCCCGGCGCTGAGACACGGTTGGATGCGGAGACAATTGAAGGAATATCAGAGGATGTTCCATCATGTTCTTTGGCATATTATCAGGTGTTAAATTCCTCTTTGATTGATCTTTCGGTCTCTACTGGTTTGCTCAGTACCAAGTCCGCTGTACGACGACTAATGAAACAAGGGGGTCTCTATTTAAATAACAAAAGGGTCGATACCGAGGAAAAGAGGGTCGAAGAAGCTGATATAATTGATGGTAAAATTCTTTTGTTATCTGCTGGTAAGAAGAATAAGATGGTTGTGAGGATATCCTGA
- the LOC135645449 gene encoding trihelix transcription factor ENAP2-like: MEDDDDAQSPSRSLSQSPSPPPVSVVPPSSSPSASPHQPNGRIDEPVTVAAAPHHAVPIRQLRASPGPASGGGREDCWSDGATSALIDAWGERYLELSRGNLKQKQWQEVADAVTSRDGYTKAPKTDVQCKNRIDTLKKKYKIEKSKISSSAGGATPSWPFFHRLDLLLGPTHKPAPPPPSSTIPAGVPFRYPQRIPQRLRSNHPTLKKKVRSSPALASKSAGSSADSSDGFPPPPPKEANGMRLHQEPVEEEGEEQRTADLRELAQAILKFGEVYERVESSKLRQAMEMEKQRLEFTRELELQRMEFLMKTQMELSQLRSHHHGNSRKRKFDDAGGSSNHHHHHRNHDDNNNSSNSNISGNDG, from the coding sequence atggaggacgacgacgacgccCAGTCCCCGTCGCGCTCGCTGTCCCAATCCCCGTCGCCGCCCCCGGTCTCTGTGGTGCCCCCTTCCTCCTCCCCTAGCGCCTCTCCCCACCAACCCAACGGCCGCATCGATGAGCCTGTCACCGTTGCCGCCGCGCCCCACCACGCCGTCCCCATCCGGCAGCTGCGCGCTTCCCCCGGCCCAGCCAGCGGCGGAGGGCGCGAGGACTGCTGGAGCGACGGCGCCACCTCTGCCCTGATCGACGCTTGGGGGGAGCGGTACCTGGAGCTCAGCCGCGGCAACCTCAAGCAGAAGCAGTGGCAGGAGGTGGCTGACGCCGTCACCAGCCGCGACGGCTACACCAAGGCCCCCAAGACCGACGTCCAGTGCAAGAACCGCATCGACACCCTTAAGAAGAAGTACaagatcgagaagtccaagatctCCTCCTCTGCCGGCGGCGCTACCCCCTCCTGGCCGTTCTTCCACCGCCTCGACCTTCTCCTCGGACCCACCCACAAGCCCGCCCCGCCGCCACCCAGCAGCACGATTCCCGCCGGTGTTCCCTTCCGCTACCCCCAGCGGATCCCGCAGCGGCTCCGTTCCAACCACCCCACCTTGAAGAAGAAGGTGAGATCGTCACCGGCCTTGGCGTCCAAGTCGGCGGGCTCGTCTGCGGACTCCTCCGACGGGTTCCCGCCGCCACCGCCGAAGGAGGCCAACGGCATGAGGCTCCACCAGGAGCCAgtggaagaggagggagaggaacAGAGGACGGCAGACCTCCGGGAGCTGGCGCAGGCGATACTGAAGTTTGGGGAGGTGTACGAGCGGGTGGAGAGCTCGAAGCTGCGGCAGGCGATGGAGATGGAGAAGCAGCGGCTGGAGTTCACCAGAGAGCTCGAGTTGCAGAGGATGGAGTTCTTGATGAAGACCCAGATGGAACTCTCGCAGCTCAGGAGTCACCACCATGGAAATAGCAGAAAGAGGAAGTTCGATGACGCTGGTGGCAGCAGCaaccatcaccatcaccaccgCAACCATGACGACAACAACAACAGTAGCAACAGCAATATCAGCGGCAACGATGGGTAG
- the LOC103995192 gene encoding pectinesterase inhibitor 3-like: MLTVLPLRLLLLLLLVLTFVSGFSTATPPSSLVVSACAQASYPSVCVRTLAPSSPSTPSDLALAATSASLSTTRGAAAYLRRLTLPQPPSDRAAFRDCANLLSDAADQLARAAKELARLNPNTLRSQLGDAQTWASAAMTDQDMCLREITGLSGRTRDAVVAQVTEASHVTSNALYFITRVAATR, encoded by the coding sequence ATGCTCACCGTGCTCCCTCTccgcctccttctcctcctcctccttgtcctCACCTTCGTCTCTGGCTTCTCAACCGCCACACCACCATCCTCCCTCGTCGTCTCCGCCTGCGCCCAAGCAAGCTACCCCTCCGTCTGCGTCCGCACGCTCGCCCCCAGCTCCCCGTCCACCCCCTCCGACCTCGCGCTTGCCGCCACCTCCGCCTCCctctccaccacccgtggagccgCAGCTTACCTCCGCCGCCTCACCCTCCCCCAACCCCCGAGCGACCGCGCCGCTTTCCGCGACTGCGCCAACCTCCTCTCGGACGCGGCCGACCAGCTCGCGCGCGCCGCCAAAGAGCTGGCCCGCCTCAACCCCAACACCCTCCGGTCGCAGCTCGGCGACGCCCAGACGTGGGCCAGCGCCGCCATGACGGACCAGGACATGTGCCTCCGCGAGATCACCGGGCTCTCCGGCCGCACCCGGGACGCGGTCGTCGCCCAGGTCACGGAGGCGTCGCATGTCACCAGCAATGCGCTCTATTTCATCACCCGCGTCGCCGCCACCCGTTGA